The Ostrinia nubilalis chromosome 19, ilOstNubi1.1, whole genome shotgun sequence DNA window tcaatctcagagctttggttcaattacaatacaatttagcaccaaagtgctcgaaaagacaaatccaacaaacccaaactcgataagtttccaccgtttcatttaggaattcctatggccacctcctgattccatcataaggaccctggacatcatctagtactaaagtgctcgaaaagacaaatccaacgaatcCAAATTCGATgagccacctcctgactccatcatcagaccagcttaatagtaccataacattgcattttcatcgtacttacataagtataccaaatttcagctcaatcggttgagaactggtcttaaattcagttgcaagatttgtcccacacactaacaagtgaagtcaatataaagcttgtaaatcaaataaataaaaaaatacatttttatatcgtttcgttctggttacaaaaactgttgttttgggttctggaagttctggaagcccgaacgtacttgtcagaacgcgtttttctagtgtttttcagcgtggctgctgtatctttttggtaaatagtaggtattggattaacgattaacggactttagataatttaacggaagttaacgagtccgttaacattttttaaagttaacttaaaagttaatccgttaatagaaatgttaacttcgttaattaacgattaacggattaacgagttaatgcccagctatgcttatacttaatacttaaccctaacgatcgatgtaataaaaatacaggatgtaatagggatgtttcctgggtcaaaaagcaagagttttaattagtccgtcagtttacttatcaaaaaatactctacacgtatttttcactttttcaaactaatgaaaatttaaagagataaagcgcgccaaagttcataagaagaggcccgtgacgtcaatgcttgcataaaagtgccgcacgttgtgacgtcgtgcggaacttcaacgcaccataactatgtaattatttgttagattgacaaataaaatatatgtgtccaatattttttgatattaaacatgacggactaaaaaaatttttttaggaaactagcctattccaccctgtataatataaatcgctctttcagcatttcaattactcaaactagcttgatgaaatctttttcaattttctttacatggtcataactttttcactattcctctgcaccaatgtatgaaaataaaacacctgaaaaccccgataaagcagctattaggtaagaataatttaaaaataaacataacccaccctccttctgacgcagttaggtaataaactaaatgtatcaaaacatttcactccaacttactgtcaactcaacgacgcgctttaaaatcaaagattgagttTGAATTATGccctattttacaatacacattgaaaacaatatgatttgcttgagctttttcgactttttcacaaaaataacaaataggcatgaagagattacaaaatttctgcagcggctgacagatctcttgatttactttgacaggtgacagtaaagccatagacaatggccatatgaaaaacacacttttccaatatttttgtttgccatgagattctggtacacctatattaggaatatcgaattgttttagagaggttttaggaattattggataatagtgtcaaccactcaactaaatactacttcttTCTCGtgtttttgtttgcaaactattactataataacgtactaaatataactgcataagtatacgtggatatctgttattgtctctCTTCCAtaatattaagagtaacatttttctatcacaacgaaataaacgcaacacatgacaagacaaccctagcgcgacggccgagcgtgcgagcgagagaggtatgcaaagcgaggtacatacatgagtttaccttctgttatattttgtggtttcACGAACACAGATATGGATTCACGAATTTGTTTGAATGTTATTTAAATGCAGTGCTCAATGAGCTCAATTCATAGCTCAATCACATGGATAAAGCGATTATTTTTGCTGCTCACTATCAGCTGTTCAAACGTCATGCGAGCAAACGTCAAAGTTAGTGTGAGTAAACCACAACCGAAGTTTTGTTCAGGATTCCTTTTTATTTCCTGATTCTGGATccaattttgtttacatagtcAAACGTTCAACATGAGGCGACGAGCAGGAGTTGGTGCTATTCAGAAGCAAAAGCTTGAGCAAGAGAAATACCGAGAAAAGGGCTCGGAAATACAAGAGAACCAGTTTCAACAAATGTCGCGACAATTGGAAGTGTTTAGGGAAAACCTGGAAGAGTTTGCGACGAAGCATAAGAGTGAAATCAAGAAGAATGCTCAATTCAGGCGTCAGTTCCAGGAGATGTGCGCTGCCATCGGTGTAGATCCTTTGGCATCTGGAAAAGGGTTTTGGTCTGTACTAGGTAAGTAATGTTAATTTTGTCTAGTATTTGGTACCTTAATACAATAAATCAAGGTCTGTTGTATTGGCTTGACTTTTCTTTATAATGTTCAGGCAAAATTTAGACATCAAAAACTTCCAGTTCACTAAATCACTACATAAAAATTATGTGATAACTTTTCAGGTATTGGTGACTTCTACTATGAGTTAGGTGTGCAAATCGTAGAAGTTTGTCTCGCAACAAACTATAAGAATGGTGGACTCATCACTCTTGAAGAGCTGAGGACCCGACTAATAGCAGCCAGGGGCAAAGCAAAGAAACATCAAGATATAACTAATGAAGATCTCTTAGCAGCTGTTAAAAAGCTTAGGATATTTGGCAATGGGTATGATTACACATTATAATTTGTCATTCATCTTTTAGACTAtattacttgaaataaaatattacttgaaaaaaaaaaccctgTAACTTTCAAAATGATGATTTGTTGTATAACATTACAGGTTCTCTGTGGTGCCTATTGGCAAAGGAAAATGGTTAGTTCAGTCAGTGCCAGGTGAACTGAACCTAGACCAAACTTTAGTTCTCCAGAAAGCTAGTTCATTGGGGACAGCATGGGTGTCAGCCAGTATTCTAACTGATGACCTTGGGTAAGAATTAATTATCAATCCATGTAACATCAAAATTACTATAAATTACATTACttgcaataaaaaatacttttttctttgCAGATGGAACGACACAAGAGCACAGAATGCTTTGAATCACATGGTCAAGGAAGGCTTAGCCTGGGTTGACACGCAGGAAACTAAAGAGACATTGTATTGGTTTCCAAGCATGTTTGCCGAGTGTGTTTcagcataatattttataatacattgTTGTGATCACTGCCTATTGTTCATGCAagcaaaaaatgtattttcataGAGAGAGATGCTGTATCCAACACAATGATTTTTTTTGCATTGATGGgcagtttttatagtaatggtATGTTATTGTTAAACTGTAAAAActttaatatgtaaataatgttaataaataaaaatgcttttactttttactactactattaTTGCACATTTAATACttttatgaaagtaatgatTTTGATTAACTGGTGCCATTACTGTTCTCATGGTCAGATGATTCTTCAGAAGGAAGTTTGAGCTTTTTCCTtaattctttattttcttcttgcAGATCTACTAATCTTTTCTTGAGTTTTTCAGTCATTTCAACATAAGACTCCTTccatctgtaataaaaacacaatatttaaaCATGGAAAAAGGGAAATTAATTGTTCAAAAGGTAAAGATAGCTTCAACTTAGTACTTTTTGTTAAGTTCCATCTGATTTGCTAAATGTTTGTTTAATTCTattaattcttcttcttttgatgACACCATCCTGGAAAATAAGCAATTTCGTAGTTAGTTTCTGTTTTGTTTGACATTTTCTGTAGCTACAAGCAGGCAGGTAGGTATCTacttacttttgatttaattcagaTCTTGATGCAAGCATggcttgtaatttatttatcatattgTGAGTTTCATCTAATGATTTCTGAAGATGTTCTATTTGTAATCTAAAAGAACagaaatcaattaaaaaaatatttctaaagaaaaaaactaaagtactaaataaaaaataagtacttCATTTCTTCATTCTGTGTTTTCATCAGATTTTCTTCCCAATTTCTTCTTTTTATTTCTCTGGCGTGAATATCCTGTATTCTCTGTATGTCTATGGCCAGGCATTGCTTCTCACAGACAAGTTGGATATTTCTTCTCTCTGATGAGACCTGAGAATATCGTATagaactataaaaactacctacTGATCTTCAGTAGTGGTAGGTAAAAATACATATAAGTGGCGTTATGGAAAATAAGAAAAGAAGTAAGTGAGATTgaaggtttttttttgtaatatagATTTACATAGTTAATTTACCAATTCCTGAAACATTGCTTCAAGTCGTTGTTCAGCAAGAGCTAACTTTGGGTCAACTGATTGTAGATTATCTTTTTGCTGttttaaatagttttcattTTCTTGCTGTAGGATTTTGTTGTCCCTGTAAATGTTGAATATTAGTTTTCGAATTAGgtgttttagtaattaatttggcttttgtgataattatgtttatacCTCATTGCTTTGTTTAGCAACATGCCTTTCTCTACAAGTTCTGTGTCCAAATTCCTGATATGGTGAAGCATGTCTGTTACTTTCTCATTGTAATTATCTTTGATTTCATCTAATTCTTTTCTGTAACTTGATTCCATATCGTGTCTTATGGTCGACAAAGTTTTCTTGAGTTGTGCTATTGTTTCTGTAAaaataacacatttaaaattaagGCGAACTTGGTATTTTAATTCCAATTAATAGTGGTTTTCATACCTGTaagttctttaatttttttgtggCTTTCATTCTTTTGTGTTGTTACGAGATCGAAAAGCTGTAGTGCTTCGGCCACCTAAAattcaaaaaagtttttattagcTGACAAAAATTTCGACATGaattaaattatagcctaatctGTGTTACAActtattttacttactttagaTTTCGCTTCCAACTCTCTTCTTATTTTACCAGCACTTTCTTTTTGGCATAAAAGTAGTTGTGCTCTAAGATCTTCGTTGCTTTTTCTTTCAGCTGCTAAGTTAATTTTATATTCTTCTAATGATTCAGATACTTCTTTTATCTTTTGTTCTAGTTgatcatttatatttttataatcactgatttctttttctttatttttaatatcactTTCTAATTTACTGCACTTAGTATTTAGTTCTTTATATTTAGTTTCCAGTTCTACATAATCAGTTAGTGCAGTTTCAAGTTTTAATTGTAAATCCCTTATGTTTTCTTTTACATTCTGTatgaaatgaatattttttaaatctaacgTCACAATGTTTGTGTGAaattcaaatacctacctatttaattcCACCAAAATTCGTTTaagcaatttaattaaaatgtgtttaaagCATTTTGTGCGTGAAAGAGAAACAAACATATCCATCAACGTGTTTTACCTGATTCCCATTGCCCTCATAActttggtaaaattttaattctGCGTCTAACGCGTCAATAGTTTTTTGTGATGTTTGCCATAGAACGTGCAAAGAATCTCTTtcctgtaataaaataataaaggtgGGTGGATCAAGtgttttggtccttcgagccggatcgttGATATCCCTAGTTAGGGTAGGAAGGTACgctaacttaatattattgaaCTGTCCACATTGTATACGAAAGTGTTTTGGAGTACGTACCTTTGTAAGGATTGAAATTTGTTTACGCAGTTCTTCAGTTTCTGGACTATTAGGATCAGAGTTGGGGTTTGATATTGGAGTGCCATTTTGTAGTTTTTGTTTCATCAGCATTTCCACTTGTTGCGAAAGTTTTTCATTGTCAGCTATCACTTTGCGGATTTCTAGATCAACTGCGGTTTGATTCTCCTAAGGAAAATAGgtgataaaaattataaaataagttttttaaggTCATTAACATTTGACGATGATTGCACGTGGAAAACTAGCAAGTAGGTTTTTTCGAGTACAGTAGTCGAGATAGTAAATAACATTGTTTAGGTTAATTGTTTTATTGAGGGCAGAATAATTTGAATACGTTTTTGGAACAGTTAATTATTTCAGTATTTACCCTGTAAAAATCCACTTCTGTCTGTAGGGCATCCAAGGTCGTAGTTTCCATGTTATTTTATGTAggataaaaattatcaaatacATTTAGGAGGTATTACAAGTTATTACCATTATTTATtctgaaacaaattaaaaagaaaataattacggcgcacaacttaaataaatgtaaataataataactttagcTGACAGGCAAAGTAAAGTCGATTTGTTTACATTTCCCGCGGAATGTAATGCCTTTCTGTTGCTAGGCAACACATTTTTTTcacatttgttattttaacgttcCAAAGAAATGTAGCTGCATCGGTATCAGTACAATGAAATATCGAGTGACAGTCACGAGATATTTATGAAAACTTCAAACGTCAATCAAGTGTCAATTTGACTTTTGCGCGAAAAATTTACGCAAGTCGCCGCAAAATTggtaaacaatttatttactctAAAATGTTGTgctaaaatggttttaaaatgaGTGACTTGCATACTATGGGCAGGTACGTTAGTTCTAACacatttagaaatatttttcaatgttGCGCTGAACTCGGAAAATCGTTTTCTAACTTATATAATTTTTCCATTTTCTCGCCTATGTTTTTAGTGATAACAGCTTGTATTTGGATATCAGAGATGACCAGTGGCCACTGGTGTATGACGACAAGTATAATGTTTCGTTTTTAGGGCTGGAAAGGTTCCATCTTTTTGATGCGAAGAAATGGCGCAACATTATTGAAGTGCGTACCGGATTAGccattaaatatttacttacaatGATATCGTGAATACTTTAGTAGATAAATAAGTAATCTTATCTAtagacttagattaataaaacctagatggatagtcttcatacaaacgcttcgtcaagagtgaggcaaaaatctaatgtcattagtgtcaattttgttggggagtgtagacagtgaaggcgattttcccgaaagtagggaaatttttaatacgtttttaattattttataattaacaaaaacaaaacgcatcatgtacttacttatttattgaattcaaagtacctacctaataacaataagataaatcgacttaaaagtctcgatttcataaaaaaggaagtgtatttgtacggcgaacaattgggaaataaattttcttgttactggtatcattcccgtatttaatttttga harbors:
- the LOC135081170 gene encoding vacuolar-sorting protein SNF8, translated to MRRRAGVGAIQKQKLEQEKYREKGSEIQENQFQQMSRQLEVFRENLEEFATKHKSEIKKNAQFRRQFQEMCAAIGVDPLASGKGFWSVLGIGDFYYELGVQIVEVCLATNYKNGGLITLEELRTRLIAARGKAKKHQDITNEDLLAAVKKLRIFGNGFSVVPIGKGKWLVQSVPGELNLDQTLVLQKASSLGTAWVSASILTDDLGWNDTRAQNALNHMVKEGLAWVDTQETKETLYWFPSMFAECVSA
- the LOC135081168 gene encoding girdin-like — its product is METTTLDALQTEVDFYRENQTAVDLEIRKVIADNEKLSQQVEMLMKQKLQNGTPISNPNSDPNSPETEELRKQISILTKERDSLHVLWQTSQKTIDALDAELKFYQSYEGNGNQNVKENIRDLQLKLETALTDYVELETKYKELNTKCSKLESDIKNKEKEISDYKNINDQLEQKIKEVSESLEEYKINLAAERKSNEDLRAQLLLCQKESAGKIRRELEAKSKVAEALQLFDLVTTQKNESHKKIKELTETIAQLKKTLSTIRHDMESSYRKELDEIKDNYNEKVTDMLHHIRNLDTELVEKGMLLNKAMRDNKILQQENENYLKQQKDNLQSVDPKLALAEQRLEAMFQELVSSERRNIQLVCEKQCLAIDIQRIQDIHAREIKRRNWEENLMKTQNEEMKLQIEHLQKSLDETHNMINKLQAMLASRSELNQKMVSSKEEELIELNKHLANQMELNKKWKESYVEMTEKLKKRLVDLQEENKELRKKLKLPSEESSDHENSNGTS